The genomic region CGCCAGTACTGGTAGAAATCATAGGGGGAAGTTTTTTCAGGATCAAGCCATACCGCACCTTTTTGGGTTTTTCCCATCTTTTTCCCCTCACTGGTTGTCAACAGGCAGAATGTCATTCCATATGCCTCTTCTCCCTTAACACGGCGTATCAAATCAATGCCGGCAAGAATATTGCTCCACTGATCGTCTCCGCCCAATTCAAGAATACAGTTGTAATCCTGATACAGTCTCAAAAAGTCATAACTTTGCATCAGCATGTAATTAAATTCTATAAAGGAAAGCCCTCTTTCAAGCCTTGATTTAAAGCATTCTGCCGCAAGCATTCTGTTAACCGAAAAATGCACGCCTATCTCCCTTAAGAATTCCACATAATTCAATCCCAGAAGCCAGTCTCCGTTATTGACCATAATAGCCTTGCCGTCCGAAAAATCAATAAGCTTCTCCATTTGGACCTTAAACCGGCTCGCATTATAATCAATCTGCTCTTTTGTAAGCATTTGACGCATATCTGTTCTTCCGCTGGGATCTCCCACCATCGCCGTTCCGCCGCCGAGCACTGCAATCGGCCTGTGCCCTGCTTTCTGCATATGAGACATCACAATCAACTGCAGAAGATGCCCCACATGCAAGCTGTCGGCAGTGGGATCAAAACCTATGTAAAAAGTAACCTGCTGACTGCCCAATATTTCGCGTATTTTATCTTCATTCGTAGTCTGAGCAATAAAACCCCGTTCCTTCAAAACATCAAAAACATTCCTGCTCAATTTACCCATCCTTTCATAGGTTGTAAATTTGCATATATTAACTTAAAATGAAATCATACTAAGAAATATACTTTTAACAATTATAATGAATTATTCCCCAAAGTTCCAGTGTAATCGAAAAAAAACTTTTGACTTCATAAATTTATGTTATAATATTAACATCTTTTAGAGGGTGCTATTCGGATAAACCCGACCTTAAATATTTCCTGCCTGTATATTTTACCTTTTTTAACCGTATAAAATTAAACAGTTTTTAAAAAAATTCTCCGAAAATAAGCATTCCTCTTGGGAGGAAAAATTATGAGGTTTTTTAATCTAATGTTAAGAAAAAACAAAGGTAAAAAACTTTTTAAAACGGGAAACAAACTAAATCCTGAAACAGCCGTTCCGAAAAAGCGGCATCAGGCAGTTGCTGGACTGTTATACGCTCTCAGGGTTTTGGGTGGGGCGTTGAAACTGATTCTTATTGTTCTGATACTGGTAGGATCTATTGTAGGCGGACTTGGTGCCGGTCTTATTTACGGATATATTGTTACCACACCCGAGCTCAGCGCCAGTGATCTGCAATTGACAAAATTCAATACCTTTATTTATGACATTGAGGGAAACGTTATTGCCGAACTGAAACGCAATGAAAACCGCGTCTGGATTGATTACGTGGACATACCCAAAAACCTGATTAATGCCTATATAGCGGTGGAAGACAAGCGTTTTTGGGAACATAAGGGCGTTGATTTTAAAAGATTCATATACGCGGCATTCTACAGCGCAAAGTCTTATCTGAGAGGTGAACACACTTTCCAGGGCGGAAGTACCATTACTCAGCAAATGGTAAAAAATTTGACCGGCGCAGATGATGTTACAATAAAACGGAAAATTCAGGAAATGTGGCAGGCACTGAAGCTTGAACGGGAAGGCCTGTCAAAGGAAGACATACTTACCAGATACTTGAATACAATCCCGTTTGGAGGAACGATATATGGTATTGAAACCGCGGCACGGGTTTATTACGGAAAAGACGTAAGAGAACTTTCTCTTGCCGAATGCGCAAGTCTTGCCGGAATCACCCAGTGGCCGTCAAAATACGCCCCGGTTAATGAAGAGAATAAAAAAAATAACATCGAAAGGGCGCATATGATTCTCGGGTTAATGCTCGAACAGGGCATGATAACCGAGGCCGAATATGAACAGGCAATGCAGGAAGAAATACAGTTTAATTATAACCCCAGTGCAGGAAAAGTCACGAAAAACAGCAATCAGTCGTATTTTGTTGACGAGGTTGTAAAAGCCGTGATTAAAGACTTAAGCGGACAGAAAGGCATAAGCGCCCAAGCGGCCGAAGATATGATTTACAATTCCGGGCTGAAAATATATACCACAATGGATCCGAAAGTCCAAAAAGCCCTTGATGAGGTATTTACCGATGATACTTACTTCCCGCAGGTAAACGAGGAAGCAAAAAAACGGGGTGAAACACCGCAGGCCGCAATGGTGGTGATTGATCCTGAAACTGGCGCTGTGCGCGGTCTTTACGGTGGATATGGCGAAAAGAAAGGAA from Thermoclostridium stercorarium subsp. stercorarium DSM 8532 harbors:
- the tyrS gene encoding tyrosine--tRNA ligase, with product MSRNVFDVLKERGFIAQTTNEDKIREILGSQQVTFYIGFDPTADSLHVGHLLQLIVMSHMQKAGHRPIAVLGGGTAMVGDPSGRTDMRQMLTKEQIDYNASRFKVQMEKLIDFSDGKAIMVNNGDWLLGLNYVEFLREIGVHFSVNRMLAAECFKSRLERGLSFIEFNYMLMQSYDFLRLYQDYNCILELGGDDQWSNILAGIDLIRRVKGEEAYGMTFCLLTTSEGKKMGKTQKGAVWLDPEKTSPYDFYQYWRNVNDADVIRFLKLLTFLPMEEIERLAQYRDEKINEAKEILAYEVTKIVHGEEEARKAQQAARALFADGGDLSSAPTTEISGDDLKDGIGILDLLMKAGLIPSKGEGRRLISQGGIYINGERVDDQNRIITSDDFKEGQLFIRKGKKMYHRVVISN
- a CDS encoding transglycosylase domain-containing protein, which produces MLRKNKGKKLFKTGNKLNPETAVPKKRHQAVAGLLYALRVLGGALKLILIVLILVGSIVGGLGAGLIYGYIVTTPELSASDLQLTKFNTFIYDIEGNVIAELKRNENRVWIDYVDIPKNLINAYIAVEDKRFWEHKGVDFKRFIYAAFYSAKSYLRGEHTFQGGSTITQQMVKNLTGADDVTIKRKIQEMWQALKLEREGLSKEDILTRYLNTIPFGGTIYGIETAARVYYGKDVRELSLAECASLAGITQWPSKYAPVNEENKKNNIERAHMILGLMLEQGMITEAEYEQAMQEEIQFNYNPSAGKVTKNSNQSYFVDEVVKAVIKDLSGQKGISAQAAEDMIYNSGLKIYTTMDPKVQKALDEVFTDDTYFPQVNEEAKKRGETPQAAMVVIDPETGAVRGLYGGYGEKKGSVFNRATQMKRSPGSSIKPLLVYAPGIETGRITAATVIDDVPQHMLLNDTSIPEKQRTRLYPQNVERKNFGLTTIREAVAQSRNVIAALVLRDYTTFKVGLTYLEKVGLPRWEDEGKISIAMGGFTNQMSPLEMASAFTVFAYKGVYWEPYFYTKVEDVNGNVILEKNPKGTKVYSEQTAFIMNDILQDVVTEGTAAGLVVKNGKGQTIPVAGKTGTSDNNIDRWFCGMTPYYVAATWYGYDNKEVPISMVSAESANARKIWQAVMTKIHEKLDAVPFYSSVPPKIVTRQICKDSGKLATDLCRQDPRGSRVVEEYFIEGTEPDYGDKCDVHYKAKVCTLCKDEFGRPMLANEYCPPETVVERVFIRRPVEYKPMFPSDPYPADWYYEIYEGEYCTIHGGASANSKTENISPY